The following are encoded together in the Flavobacterium haoranii genome:
- a CDS encoding cytochrome c oxidase subunit 3 produces the protein MGATVTTHDEHAILDGGPGPLGATYGKMMMWYFILSDALTFSGFLAAYGFSRFKFIETWPIADEVFTHFPFLHGVDAPMYYVALMTFILIFSSVTMVLAVDAGHHLKKTKVAIYMALTIVGGLIFLGSQAWEWKNFINGEFGAIETKGGSILQFVTKEGERVSLAEFAKVLPEEREHLSRDKGVWFMSEPNLPSYSVNEIVEGFKANPDLLIRTEQIVDKKKVVLNREESLKRLGDAKYVVEGANLVRNEYGHKLFANFFFFITGFHGFHVFSGVVINVIIFFNVLLGTYEKRKSYEMVEKVGLYWHFVDLVWVFVFTFFYLV, from the coding sequence ATGGGAGCGACAGTTACTACTCATGATGAACACGCAATATTAGATGGCGGTCCAGGACCATTAGGAGCAACCTATGGAAAAATGATGATGTGGTATTTCATCTTATCAGATGCATTAACATTTTCAGGGTTTCTAGCAGCTTATGGTTTTTCAAGATTTAAATTTATTGAAACTTGGCCTATTGCAGACGAAGTGTTTACGCACTTTCCATTTTTACACGGTGTAGATGCACCTATGTATTATGTGGCGTTGATGACTTTTATACTTATCTTTTCTTCAGTAACTATGGTTCTTGCTGTAGATGCTGGACATCATTTAAAGAAGACAAAAGTTGCAATTTATATGGCATTAACTATCGTTGGAGGTTTAATATTCTTAGGTTCTCAAGCTTGGGAGTGGAAAAATTTCATCAATGGAGAGTTTGGTGCAATTGAAACTAAAGGAGGATCAATTTTACAATTTGTAACTAAAGAAGGTGAGAGAGTTTCTTTAGCTGAATTTGCAAAGGTATTACCAGAAGAAAGAGAACATTTAAGCCGTGATAAAGGTGTTTGGTTCATGAGTGAGCCTAATTTGCCTTCATACTCAGTGAATGAAATTGTTGAAGGATTTAAAGCAAACCCGGATTTATTAATAAGAACTGAGCAAATTGTAGATAAAAAGAAAGTAGTTTTAAATCGTGAGGAATCTTTAAAAAGATTAGGCGATGCAAAATATGTTGTTGAAGGTGCTAATTTAGTTCGAAATGAGTACGGTCATAAATTATTTGCTAACTTCTTCTTCTTTATTACTGGTTTCCACGGTTTCCACGTATTCTCTGGAGTTGTAATTAATGTAATCATTTTCTTTAATGTATTATTAGGAACTTACGAGAAAAGAAAAAGTTATGAAATGGTTGAAAAAGTTGGATTATACTGGCACTTTGTCGATTTAGTATGGGTGTTCGTATTTACATTCTTCTACCTAGTTTAA
- a CDS encoding energy transducer TonB: MKTNANLKSRSKNSFIYFQLGLIGSMLVILFILEFQFKTIKHEVAAVIPTIGIDDEPEDKVYRIIERLPQASEPIIKNPLPAKTLPDVVNDFEVKDNNVITNSNNTSTQDNFTDTTNNNDTPTETNNTTITEVPLSRPFETVFSVEQLPMFPECKGLSRAEQKECFETQLSKRVIKNVVYPGDDLENGKQGTALVEFIIDEKGEITNVKALDNKRATPEMQLAAIKAIKKLPKLIPAKQGQKAVKVKYTLPVSFRLN; encoded by the coding sequence ATGAAAACAAATGCAAATTTAAAGTCTAGAAGTAAAAATAGTTTTATCTATTTTCAATTAGGATTAATTGGTTCTATGTTGGTAATTCTTTTTATTTTAGAATTTCAGTTTAAAACAATTAAACATGAAGTAGCAGCAGTAATTCCGACAATTGGTATCGATGATGAACCAGAAGATAAAGTGTATAGAATTATTGAGCGCTTGCCACAAGCTAGCGAACCTATAATTAAAAATCCTCTTCCGGCAAAAACATTGCCAGATGTAGTTAACGATTTTGAAGTAAAAGATAATAATGTAATAACAAATAGTAATAATACTTCAACTCAAGATAATTTTACAGATACAACTAATAACAATGATACTCCTACAGAAACTAATAATACTACTATTACTGAAGTTCCTTTAAGTAGACCATTTGAAACAGTTTTTTCAGTAGAGCAGTTGCCAATGTTTCCAGAGTGTAAAGGACTTTCTCGTGCTGAACAAAAAGAATGTTTTGAAACACAATTGTCTAAAAGAGTAATAAAAAATGTTGTATATCCAGGTGATGATCTAGAAAATGGAAAACAAGGTACTGCTTTAGTAGAATTTATTATAGACGAAAAAGGTGAAATTACTAACGTAAAAGCTTTAGACAATAAAAGAGCTACACCTGAAATGCAATTAGCGGCTATTAAAGCAATAAAAAAATTACCAAAATTAATTCCAGCGAAGCAAGGACAAAAAGCTGTAAAAGTAAAATATACACTTCCAGTTTCATTTAGATTGAATTAA
- a CDS encoding energy transducer TonB, with translation MELKKNPNVDPKRNSLLYFQVGLMAILLLSYLGIELKSMDPIQEKEEGFVTDNLVVDDEEAIITLPPVQQLPPPPPPAPEVIEVVKDEIKIEEKKIETTEVQENKPVVVVKASDVGSTGGDALEDLDAEVPFAVIEDIPLFPGCENVPKAKRMECFNEQMNKHIKKYFTYPESAAEEGIQGRVVVQFVIDKQGNVTDIQMRGPKGGADLEKEAKRIIEKLPKFTPGKQRGKPVKVKYGLPITFKLQ, from the coding sequence ATGGAATTAAAGAAAAATCCTAATGTTGACCCGAAAAGAAATAGCTTGCTGTATTTTCAAGTAGGATTAATGGCGATCTTGTTATTGTCTTATTTGGGTATTGAATTAAAGTCAATGGATCCTATTCAAGAAAAAGAAGAAGGATTTGTAACAGACAATTTAGTTGTAGATGACGAAGAAGCAATTATAACATTACCTCCTGTTCAACAATTACCACCGCCACCACCGCCAGCTCCAGAAGTTATCGAAGTGGTTAAGGATGAAATTAAAATTGAAGAGAAAAAAATCGAAACTACTGAAGTGCAAGAAAACAAACCAGTTGTGGTTGTTAAAGCATCAGATGTAGGAAGTACTGGAGGAGATGCTCTAGAAGATTTAGATGCTGAAGTTCCTTTTGCAGTTATTGAAGATATTCCATTGTTCCCTGGTTGTGAAAATGTACCAAAAGCAAAAAGAATGGAATGTTTTAATGAGCAAATGAACAAGCACATTAAAAAATATTTTACTTACCCAGAAAGCGCTGCTGAGGAAGGAATTCAAGGACGTGTAGTAGTTCAGTTTGTTATTGATAAACAAGGAAATGTTACTGATATCCAAATGAGAGGTCCTAAAGGAGGAGCAGATCTTGAGAAAGAAGCAAAAAGAATTATCGAAAAGCTTCCTAAATTTACTCCAGGTAAACAAAGAGGGAAACCAGTAAAAGTTAAATATGGTTTACCAATTACATTTAAATTACAATAA
- a CDS encoding VanZ family protein, whose protein sequence is MKIIKHLSERNFFWLAIIWTLFITVLCLVSVNDLPSVSIQNKDKITHAMFYFVFVFLWGNAFTKNSKTFFKVFVFAILYGIIIEIFQGVFTETRSADFFDVLANTFGALLGLLLLFIKKIT, encoded by the coding sequence GTGAAGATTATAAAGCACTTATCGGAGCGTAATTTTTTTTGGCTGGCTATTATTTGGACATTATTCATTACTGTTCTTTGTTTGGTTAGCGTAAATGATTTACCTTCGGTTTCAATCCAAAATAAAGACAAAATAACGCATGCAATGTTTTATTTTGTTTTTGTTTTTTTGTGGGGAAATGCTTTTACAAAGAATTCTAAAACTTTTTTTAAAGTATTTGTATTTGCAATTCTTTATGGCATAATTATTGAGATATTTCAGGGTGTGTTTACAGAAACGCGATCGGCAGATTTTTTCGATGTTTTAGCAAATACATTTGGAGCTTTACTAGGTTTACTTTTACTTTTTATAAAAAAAATAACCTAA
- the gcvH gene encoding glycine cleavage system protein GcvH, whose protein sequence is MNIPSNLKYTKEHEWVSIDGDVATVGITEFAQKELGDIVYVEVETLDQTLNKDEVFGTVEAVKTVSDLFLPLTGEIIEFNENLETEPEKVNSDPYGDGWMIKIKIDNPAEVEDLLSSEDYKALIGA, encoded by the coding sequence ATGAATATACCTTCAAACTTAAAGTACACTAAAGAACACGAATGGGTTTCTATTGATGGAGATGTTGCAACTGTAGGAATTACTGAATTTGCTCAAAAAGAATTGGGTGATATCGTATATGTAGAAGTAGAAACACTAGATCAAACTTTAAATAAAGATGAGGTTTTTGGTACTGTAGAGGCAGTAAAAACAGTTTCTGATTTATTCTTACCATTAACAGGTGAAATTATCGAATTCAACGAAAATTTAGAAACAGAACCTGAAAAAGTGAACTCAGATCCTTATGGAGATGGTTGGATGATTAAAATCAAAATAGATAACCCTGCAGAAGTAGAAGATTTACTTTCGAGTGAAGATTATAAAGCACTTATCGGAGCGTAA
- a CDS encoding cytochrome c oxidase subunit 3, translated as MENIKTTQEQELYLQKGKTYKMLLIFAMISIVMIFAGLTSGFVVSKSRKDWLQNFEMPDTFLYGTILLLVSSLTFWMAKKMVKKGDNPKGMIFLLATLGLGILFVIFQFKGFSILFTEGLVPTGPTGSVTISFLYAFVIVHIAHLVGGFFSLFFVIYNHFKQKYTPTQTLGIELSAMYWHFMDFIWLYLFLFFYFFK; from the coding sequence ATGGAAAATATTAAAACAACTCAAGAACAAGAACTATACCTTCAAAAAGGTAAAACCTATAAAATGTTGTTGATTTTTGCCATGATAAGTATTGTCATGATTTTTGCAGGATTAACAAGCGGATTTGTGGTTAGTAAATCGAGAAAAGATTGGTTGCAAAATTTTGAAATGCCCGATACTTTTTTGTATGGCACCATTTTGCTATTAGTAAGTAGTTTAACTTTTTGGATGGCTAAAAAAATGGTAAAAAAAGGAGATAATCCTAAAGGAATGATTTTTTTATTAGCGACATTAGGCTTGGGAATCTTGTTTGTAATTTTTCAATTTAAAGGATTCAGTATTTTATTTACAGAAGGATTAGTGCCAACTGGGCCAACAGGATCGGTAACAATTTCGTTTTTATATGCGTTTGTTATTGTTCACATTGCTCACCTTGTTGGCGGTTTTTTCTCGCTTTTTTTTGTAATTTATAATCATTTTAAACAAAAATATACACCAACTCAAACCCTTGGTATTGAACTAAGTGCGATGTACTGGCACTTTATGGATTTTATTTGGTTATATTTGTTTTTATTTTTCTATTTTTTCAAATAG
- the cyoE gene encoding heme o synthase has translation MSSNNNTISQPTLFSKFVAITKARLSISVVISTVAGFVLGLEYWNQNSWITLLLLVVGGYCMVGASNVFNQIIEKDLDALMDRTKNRPLPAGLISTQNALILGIVLTVLGLSILFAVNPKTAMFGAISIFMYVFLYTPLKTKTPLSVFVGAFPGAIPFMLGWVAATGHFGIEAGTLFIVQFFWQFPHFWAIGWFLYEDYEKAGFFMLPTGKKDKKTAFQIIFYTIWTILASIIPAFGFTGKLFLTKISAVIVVLLGFWMLYYALKLYREMDKMAARKLMIVSVSYITLLQIVYIVDKFLR, from the coding sequence TTGAGCTCTAATAATAACACAATATCTCAACCAACTCTTTTTTCAAAATTTGTTGCTATCACTAAGGCAAGATTGTCTATTAGTGTTGTAATATCTACTGTGGCTGGTTTTGTGCTTGGTTTAGAATATTGGAATCAAAATTCTTGGATAACTTTATTGTTGCTTGTAGTGGGTGGTTACTGTATGGTTGGCGCTTCAAATGTTTTCAATCAAATTATTGAAAAAGATTTAGATGCTTTAATGGATCGTACCAAAAATAGACCATTACCTGCAGGTTTAATTTCAACACAAAATGCTTTAATTTTAGGAATAGTTTTAACTGTATTGGGATTATCAATTTTATTTGCAGTAAATCCAAAAACAGCAATGTTTGGAGCTATTTCTATTTTTATGTATGTATTTTTATATACGCCTTTAAAGACAAAAACGCCTTTGTCTGTTTTTGTTGGGGCTTTCCCAGGAGCAATACCTTTTATGTTAGGTTGGGTTGCTGCAACAGGTCATTTTGGAATAGAGGCTGGAACACTTTTTATAGTTCAGTTTTTTTGGCAATTTCCACATTTTTGGGCTATCGGTTGGTTTTTGTATGAAGACTATGAAAAGGCTGGTTTTTTTATGTTGCCTACAGGTAAAAAAGATAAGAAAACAGCGTTTCAAATTATATTCTATACTATTTGGACAATTTTAGCCTCAATAATTCCAGCTTTCGGTTTTACAGGTAAGTTGTTTTTAACTAAAATTTCGGCAGTAATTGTAGTGCTTTTAGGATTTTGGATGCTTTATTATGCTTTAAAATTGTATAGAGAAATGGATAAAATGGCGGCTAGAAAATTAATGATTGTAAGTGTTTCTTATATTACGCTATTGCAAATTGTTTATATTGTAGATAAGTTTTTAAGATAA
- the deoC gene encoding deoxyribose-phosphate aldolase: MNIKQYLDSTYLKTAAQAGLSEKENKEVVTAAIQEAIDNDFKLIMIRPEFVKLAKEMIQNANSKVTVGTVIDFPNGQSSVEEKISEANKAIEDNVDDLDFVVDYEAFKRGEIDYVKNQVLECTKVGLAQGKIVKWIIEVAALTNEEIVRLSALIKNVVIANFKENVYENVFVKSSTGFYKTEEGKPNGATVATIKLMIENSCPLPVKAAGGVRTYEEAVEMIKLGVKRIGTSSAKAIANGEVSESDY; the protein is encoded by the coding sequence ATGAATATCAAGCAATATTTAGATTCAACATATTTAAAAACAGCCGCTCAAGCAGGTTTGTCGGAGAAAGAGAATAAAGAAGTTGTAACAGCTGCAATTCAAGAAGCAATTGATAACGATTTTAAGTTAATTATGATTCGTCCTGAGTTTGTAAAATTAGCTAAAGAAATGATTCAAAATGCTAATTCTAAAGTAACAGTTGGAACTGTAATTGATTTTCCAAACGGGCAATCCTCGGTTGAAGAAAAAATTTCAGAAGCCAACAAAGCTATTGAAGATAATGTTGATGATTTAGATTTTGTTGTAGATTATGAAGCATTCAAAAGAGGTGAAATTGATTATGTTAAAAATCAAGTTTTAGAATGTACTAAAGTTGGTTTGGCTCAAGGTAAAATTGTAAAGTGGATAATCGAAGTTGCAGCTTTAACAAATGAAGAAATTGTGCGTTTATCAGCATTAATTAAAAATGTAGTAATAGCAAATTTCAAAGAAAATGTTTATGAAAATGTATTTGTAAAGTCTTCAACAGGATTTTATAAAACAGAAGAAGGTAAGCCAAATGGTGCAACTGTTGCTACAATTAAATTGATGATAGAAAATTCTTGTCCACTTCCAGTAAAAGCGGCAGGCGGAGTAAGAACTTATGAAGAAGCGGTTGAAATGATTAAATTAGGTGTAAAAAGAATTGGTACTTCTTCTGCAAAAGCTATAGCAAATGGAGAAGTTTCAGAATCGGATTATTAA
- a CDS encoding gliding motility protein RemB, translating to MKGTINAVFEVDTTGVFKPLYIDAPTDDLKKETERIFASLPKVKPATFSGRKTYAKFNLKIDIPLQEPKKYKAETDFNKGQDRTNKELIDNSKELTEFEDVAKNYKKFDNPQFKSSLNLAFTHQNYAVFDALINQVGSNNHTATKPYSYAEVAKYYDFEAVYQSLAKTQESWLGRKFWNENLIAIQGENYWFTLNPIVDFRIGKDTKSEASNTFVNTRGLNVQGGLGQQITFSASIYESQGRFADYYNAYSESIKPSGGNPAIIPGIGIAKSFKDDAYDFPMADANIKFKPSEIFDLQLGYGRNFIGDGYRSLLQGDGVSPYPYFKINTTFWKIKYTNTYMWLKDVRPDVTVDGTYATKYMASHYLSYNVSKKLNIGLFENVVWTNTNDRGFDVNFVNPIIFYRAVEFSSSSKAGNAVLGATAKYKWNNKVNLYGQFLLDEFSIGDVKAGDKSWKNKFGYQLGAKYYDAFKVKNLTLQLEYNHVRPYVYSHSNPLTNYAHNNLSMGHQWGGNFRELVGIARYYKGRYYGEMKVTFGQKGFDFNDGTDNYNYGGNIFLSYNDDRPRDTGVTIAQGNKTNIFITELQLGYLVNPSSNLKVFGSFLYRNFDPTAETATTVKSNTTWISVGIRSDLFNWYFDY from the coding sequence GTGAAAGGAACTATTAATGCTGTTTTTGAAGTCGATACAACAGGTGTTTTTAAACCTTTATATATCGATGCTCCAACAGATGATTTGAAAAAAGAAACAGAAAGAATATTTGCATCGTTACCAAAAGTAAAACCGGCAACTTTTTCTGGAAGAAAAACCTATGCAAAGTTTAATTTAAAAATTGATATTCCGTTACAAGAACCTAAAAAGTATAAAGCAGAAACAGATTTTAATAAAGGTCAAGATAGAACTAATAAAGAGTTGATTGATAATTCTAAAGAGTTAACTGAATTTGAAGATGTAGCTAAAAATTACAAGAAATTCGACAATCCTCAATTTAAGAGTTCTTTAAATTTAGCATTTACTCATCAAAATTATGCGGTTTTCGACGCGTTAATAAACCAAGTGGGTAGTAATAATCATACGGCAACAAAGCCCTATTCTTATGCAGAAGTTGCAAAATATTATGATTTTGAAGCAGTTTATCAGTCATTAGCTAAAACACAAGAAAGTTGGTTGGGAAGAAAATTTTGGAACGAAAACTTAATTGCTATTCAAGGAGAAAATTATTGGTTTACTTTAAATCCAATTGTAGATTTTAGAATTGGAAAAGATACAAAAAGTGAAGCTTCAAACACATTTGTAAATACAAGAGGTTTAAATGTGCAAGGTGGTTTAGGACAACAAATTACATTTTCAGCATCTATTTATGAAAGTCAAGGACGTTTTGCAGATTATTATAATGCTTATTCGGAAAGTATAAAACCATCAGGTGGAAACCCTGCGATTATTCCTGGTATTGGTATTGCTAAAAGTTTTAAAGATGACGCTTACGATTTTCCAATGGCAGATGCTAATATTAAGTTTAAACCAAGTGAAATTTTTGACTTACAATTAGGTTATGGAAGAAATTTTATTGGTGATGGATATCGTTCTTTATTACAAGGAGATGGGGTAAGTCCGTATCCTTATTTTAAAATAAATACTACTTTTTGGAAAATTAAATATACCAATACATATATGTGGCTAAAAGATGTTCGTCCAGATGTTACTGTAGATGGAACTTATGCTACTAAATATATGGCAAGTCATTATTTAAGTTATAATGTCTCTAAAAAATTAAATATTGGTTTATTTGAAAATGTAGTTTGGACCAATACTAATGATAGAGGTTTTGATGTGAATTTTGTTAATCCAATTATTTTTTACAGAGCAGTTGAGTTCTCGTCTTCATCTAAAGCAGGAAATGCTGTTTTAGGTGCCACAGCTAAATATAAATGGAACAATAAAGTAAATTTATACGGTCAGTTTTTATTAGATGAGTTTTCAATTGGAGATGTTAAAGCAGGAGATAAAAGTTGGAAAAATAAATTTGGTTACCAATTAGGAGCTAAATATTACGATGCTTTTAAAGTTAAAAACTTAACGCTTCAGTTAGAATATAATCATGTAAGACCATATGTTTATTCGCATAGTAATCCGTTAACAAATTATGCACATAACAATTTAAGTATGGGGCATCAATGGGGCGGTAACTTCAGAGAATTAGTTGGAATTGCTAGATATTATAAAGGAAGATATTACGGAGAAATGAAAGTGACTTTTGGACAAAAAGGATTTGATTTTAATGATGGAACAGATAATTATAATTACGGAGGAAATATATTTTTAAGTTATAACGATGATCGTCCAAGAGACACAGGTGTTACAATTGCTCAAGGAAATAAGACCAATATTTTTATTACCGAATTACAATTAGGTTATTTAGTAAATCCTTCATCTAACTTAAAAGTATTCGGAAGTTTCTTATATCGTAATTTTGATCCAACGGCTGAAACTGCAACAACAGTTAAATCTAACACAACTTGGATTTCTGTTGGAATTAGAAGCGATTTATTTAACTGGTATTTCGATTATTAA